The genomic window AAGCGCACACAATGCCTTAGTACTGTAGCTTAACGGTCAATTAAGCGCAagcaattttgtatttttgcaaAAGAGCCGGTACACCAAACTATCTACCACTATCCGAGTGAATATGGGTTGGGTAATAGGGGGtgttcagaaaaagaaaataagaggaAATTAATCAAAGCTAATACTTatactatatacgtatatatatggtatatgtatttttttaaataaataaataaaaagtggagcCTGGAGCATTCTTTGGGTCACCCCATTACAGGCAGCTGATGCTTGCTTCAATTATATACCAAGTCTGGATGGGTGGGCGATGGAGTTCCCATAACCATCATTACTGTTCTGCTCAAAGACGCACTGATGCGTGGAATGCAGAGCTAGCTGATAGCTTCACAAGATTTAATGGCGCAAATACGACTGGAGCCGTGCTCCATAATTGCGCTGCTCACATTTCTGTGAGTGCGGCGTTCTACGAAAGCTATCTGCATGGTTGCATCCCTCTTTGGACATGCTCATACACAGGTCTGCTAAGAGGTAAGAACCTAGCTGATTCATGCAAGTCAGCTCTGCAACTGAAGGCTTCTCCCTCCATCCTCCATCCCTTCATCCTCCCAGGATTCCCTCTGTTAGATTACACACTTGGATGTTCAAACTGCCACTTTCTTGAAATGCCATCCAAGCTGCTGTGGGATTGAACCGTGACCATGCAGATGCACAAGCTATAAGGGTTGGCTACATGGCAGCGGCGGTGTTTGATTCTGAAACCACTGGCAATACAACAAATTGTTCAAAGACAAGCTAATCTGTTGCAGCTCGAGCACATGAATGTTGCCTGAATATATAAATTAACGCATACTTGTGTGATTCATGGGTAAGGAAAGTTGGTATTTACTTATTTGATGACTCATCAGGACTCCACTGACTATTTGACTAGGAAAAATGTGTCTTGCCACTATGGTATGGGTCTGCAGTATTAGGAGTAGTATGCGGGAGCTCAGCAACACTGGTCACATAATTCTAATGTTACCTAATACTGAAATAGTCATAAATGAGAAagctttgaccaaaaaaaaaaaaaaaaaaacggatcccCAGGAACGGGTGGATGTTGTTTgctcataaaaagaaaaaaagtagggggggcagaaaaaaaaaacctgtttgtATACACGAGTACATGAGTCATGTTTCTCATTCAGTGAAGCTAGGTAGGGATTGCATGACTTTCTTTCCATTAGGAATACTGCCTCAGTGCAAATATTTACCTGGTGATGGAAAACAACAGCTCTAATGCATCATAAAAGCTTGCAGTGATGGGGCTCATAAGCTGGGCAAGCTTTGGGGCAAATGGGAAAAGAGCACAGGTGAGGCACTATGGACAGATGTACTTATTTGGCTATGAGACAAATCCCTCTTGGTAgtcatttcattaggtacacctataCAGTCTGGGAGCTGCCTTTGTAAAGATAGTAGTAATAACCTGTCAGAGCAGAACTCAACTACATCATACTTATTGTTGTTTCAAATATCATGATGACCTTATATACAGAATAAGGAGACACATTTCAGTGTGACGCAGTGCAAACAACAGCCATGATAATAAAGGTTTTGCTAGTTTAACATCTCAATTGAGTACCCAACAAATTTGGCCATTGTGCTCTTATTAACGCAGACTTTTGAAACAACTTTTGACTCTACTAATACCTAATTCCATACACTGTAAACTGTAAATTTAGAACTAAGCAAGTTACCCACGTGATTTCcatttaaaaaggaaaacaagaaaataaaactcAATCGGATAGAACATTTAAAACCACAAGTCGCTCAcataagtttttattttatttctcaacAGCGAATCAGCTGTTTGATGTTTAAATCCTGAACAGGACAAGCGACTGTAATATCCCACTATAAAGCAGAGTTAAGGCTCACACGGTAAAGGTTAACGGAATCAATGACGGAAATCCTCTTGGTCCGCCTTAAAAAAACAGCCTTCAATGGACAGCGCCTGGTGCTGAAACGCTCTGAGCGACATCTGTGCACCGGggaggtgcgtgcgtgcgtgtccgtGTGCGATACATACGTGCACAGAGGACACCTTAAAGGATCTTTCCAGTGACACATTGTGTAATGCCGAGGACGTTTGTGAGTTAAGGTGAAGCAACTTGACATGTTTTTACATGAAAATGGCGCCCGTTACAGTCGCTCACCCAACCCATTAAGTGCGGTACAGCAAAGAAGCACGGAGGAATATTGCACTATAAATCCCATTTTAAACAAGTGTTTGAATCAAGAGGAAAGAGCTGCCGGCTGTGGAAAAAAATGCCTCACACACGTCGATTATTTCAACCGCGGCCTAATGTCAAGAGGCAACATGACCACGACACATCAGGGAACACCAACAAACTATAGCTAGCAGCCACGGCAGCAATGAGTGTGAATAAAATAACTCTAATGAGCAATTCCTTACTTTAACATGGACTGTTCCTTCGCATCCTCCTTCTGTTGTCGGTCCATGACACCGAGAATgatcttcctctcctcctcggTGAGGTGGCTGAGGTCCGGCATCTCAGGCAAGGCGCCGGCCGCTGAGGCAGCAGGGCCATTACCACCCCTGGGCCCTCGTGGAGCGGACATCTTTTACTCACAGTTGCTACAAACACCAGAAAAGAATGAACATCAAACGGTGCCATGttttataaaaatataataaacatATCAATTTCATGTGGTGAGCAAATTCGGAATGTGCAGTTGGAGGAGCCAGTCGAGGCTAGCAGATGACACGACGGTACATGCACATGATGGTGTGCTGCTGCACAACTAAATGTCAAAAATATTAGCTCTTCCTATCAAAAGCTCGTGAGGGGTTTTCGGTACGTTGTGGGATGAGGCGATCTTAGATTTTGCGGGTTGAAATCAACACTAACATTAGTTCTCTCGAGCACTCAGGATTAGAAATGGATGCCCTGAATAGAAGCGAACGCTGCAGGCTGAAACCTCCACGTAGTGCTCCAAATAGCCATTCGTTCACggaatggaagaaaaatagcaataaaagatgaaaagaaaCGCAGTCTTGCCTTTTATTTTGCAGTCATTTTAAATCCTGTCTAACCCATCGCTGCCATTCCTTAGAAAGGTTTCAGTCGCATTTTAGAATCAAATAGGTTAGGTCCGTCCGCGTTTGTTTTTGGAGTCCTTATGCCCCCCTCTGTCACAGTTTGGCTTGTTTTCATCCAGGTTGGTAACACTTGGAGATTTCTTAAATGCACAAAAATGGAtgcaatgagagagagagagagggatgaAGAGGGTAAAGAGAGATGGGGTGGGGGGTCAGAAGAGGCGGAGCGACGGAAACGCGTAGCAGAATCAAACTGAGGATGCTTGGATGTTCATTGACAACAGGCGTAAAGCAGCACGGGAAACACGGAGTGGAGCTGGAGCGTGTTAATGCTGTATTTGAAGCCGCATGGAAAATGAATTATGTTCATTTACACATTGCATACTATAAGTGTAAATGCAGCCTTTACCTCATTAACACTTGGCAATAATGTACATTGTTTTTGAAGCAATTTCCTGTTTCATTACTTAATTTTTAGGAGCCCTCTTATGCTGGCCTCAGCCACGCTCAGGTACCTGCGGTGATGGGATTTAAGTGACAGCATTAAGAGGATAGAGACCTGTAAGCAAATTAGTCCCAAGTAAAACAACAGGTAGCTTAAGTGGTTTAAATCAAACACTCTTAGCTTATGTTGGCTTATGACAACATTTAAATCAAACTTGGAAAGAAAGCTTGCAAAGAAACAGCAAGGAGCAACACAGTTGGATTTCACTTCTCAAAGTAGATTTGGGGTTTTCTCAACATTTGCACCTACCAGAAAAATTGTTGCTATAAAAACCTGATGAAGCAAAATGAAATTGAACTCAGTGCTATAGATAAAGACCTTCTCACTATTATACAATCGCAGAAAGATTTGTGAAACTAATTGAAGAAAATCAAATAACTgtaatgatttttttgggggtcaaATATATCTTCAGTTCATCTCTGCCTGAAATTAGGTGATTCGCTACTCATGTCCATTAGTTGGAATCACATTGTAGACTGTGATTGATTTAAAAGCAGtggtttgatttgtttttagtctacacaacacattttattttagaaatatcTCACAGCACACCactaaacaaaaatgtcacaaaaggtATGAATACTGAAACAATACTCACAAATGCATTTACAGTATGAAATCCTGGGCCTGTTGAATTTAatataaatcattttttttcaaagaaagaCACGAATAATTCTGGTGTAtgaataaaaacaagtggaAAACTGGTTTATTGTACCTTACAGAGTAATTAATCGCTCTGCCTGTCACTGCATGTCATTGGCATGGACAGATAAACATTATACATTTGTAAATAATGAACAGTCATTTTCAGGCAAATTGCACGCAACACTTTGGGTTGAGTCACTTCTTTTAAGGAAGAATTGAATCTGTCACAAACGAAGTGTCAATTATGAAATACGATTTGACAGGCAGAATATGAACGCTTTGACTTATAAATATTCAGCGAAAGTGTGCTTGCAAGAATCCCAAATAGAGAAGTCTAATCACACCTTCCGTATGTGTGATGCACCTCCAGATTGTTGTCAAATAATTTTCTATTTGACCACAGTCACgacgtgtttttctttttcagacacCACAGGCACACTTCCTGGTTTGCTGTGCGCGCGGACATTCTTCTCCCTAAAAGACAAGGATGAAAGATGGTGAGAAAAGCCTGCTGCTGATAACATAAGAGATGGAAAGTCAAGGGTGTTCAAAGAGGAGGCCAGAGAAGGAGAATGACCGATCAAACACCAAATCAACTGACAACTACACAAATGTTTTCAGAAAATACCACAGTAAATACAAAAAGTAAGTTAGGCTTTACACAAAGCCGACCTCTGTGCTTCGGCTTAATGACAGACAGCAAATGCACGTATACATATCATGGTAGGGAAGCCCCATCAAAGGGATTTTCCATGAGGTCAGTGGGACAACAAAAGACAGCCTGGCAACAGTCCAAGGTACCATAACTCATGCACATCAATCACCAGTATGAAACGGCAACGGAAATAAGAACTTACTTTCTACGGCGAGCTTCCTTCATTTCCTTAAGCTGCTTAGACTGGTCGTAGACGCCCTTCGGGAGATGTCGATGCTGAGCGATGCGTCTGATCTGTGGGAAGTGCTTAAACTTCTCTCTCAGCTTAAGGCGGTAGTTGGTGGCCTCCTTCTCTCGGGGCGTAAGCTACAACAAAGGAGCATCAAACACCAATACATTATGACCACTTGTACAGTAATATAAAATACAGAATTGCCACGGTCAAACAGGTGTTACCTGTAATTCAACAGGTTTATTATTGTAGGTAAAAGTTTGGAGTCGTGTACAACTGGACTTTGTCATTAATACTTTTGAATTACAGTCGTGTCTTCATCATTTTCAGACTAATACCTCCAATGGGAACTCGTTCTACCCAAACAACTCATTTGTTGTCGAGCACACTTACACAGCATCTAATGGAATGATAAAGTTTTccaacaaaaaaagtgaaatgcaGCAAGTCAGAGAAGTCATCTGCGATGCCTTGATTCAGCATTTCAGTATTTCCTGATAATGAAAGACACCCTCAGTCTAGCTTGATTGTTAATGCTTCATTATGTTGCAAGCGGCTCGCTTTAAGTGATTGGCCGATTTAAACTGCTGATAGGAGCAGACACTGTCTGATCTCTTAAGTGCAATAGTTGCGaataaatctcttttttttccacagcgaCAGGATAACAACTACCAAGTGAGCCAATTTTGCAAACGGAAGCAGCATTAAGAGAATAAGCAGAAGTGACTGATTTGAAATGAAAGATGGCCGCTGGAAATGGTGGCAGGACATCATTGATCATTACTATAAAGCCGTAAACCGAAGTTGGAGCATTAGAACACTTCATAGGCCGTAAAGCAGAACAAAACTACTTCTATACTAACAGACTGCGTTGCCTGACGAGGCAAAAGTGATGGAAAATAAGTTTTTCCATTCTATAGTTTGTGTCAAAGAACCGGTCATTTGTTTTGGGTATATTTCTGCTGCTTCATTTCGCTTAATGAGagtgatccagccctgaatctgAACGGTTGCCATCTTCTGACAAAGCCAAGGAGGGTGTGCTGTCAAAAGCAACCATCTAATGAGTAGAGTAGTAAATTGGATTGTGGCACAAGTCTGACATTTCAGAGAGATTGAAGTGCTTAGTGTAAATGTGTAATGTACTTTCTTGAGTAGATGTTCAGACTCAAAATCTAtatgtaaaaaggaaaaaaaaaggcttattGGAGTGTTCTTATTACTACAGTAGACAAGGATTAAACGTGTTACTTACCACCCCCAATTTCTCTGACGCCGCCGCTTTCCACAGACGAATATTCATTTCATCTGACCCGCTCAAAATATAACGGTTATCGGCCGACCACTTTACACAGATGACATGTTGCATGCGTTTGGTATGGTAGACCTCCCTGGTTGGAGATAGACATGTTACCAAGGAAAAGGTGCAGAGCAAGCAGTCGTACAACATCCATTCACTTTCCATCAAATAACCTAAGAGTGACCTCAGGTGCATGTCTTCATGTATATTTGAGAAATTGGTACTGACCTACTATGGCTAGCATTCATGGGGAAGATGCGGATGGTCTTGTCAAAACTGGCAGACACAAACTCTCTGCCGGTGGGGGAATAGTCAACGTCGAGCACTGCAGACACGTGATCGAAGTGTACCATGATCGGCTTGTCCAGGCGTCTCATGTCATATGTGTAAAGACTGCAGAGACGGACAAGCACAAGGACAGAACATTCTTGGAATAAGAACCTTGTCACTAAAGTGAGTCAGAGAACAACAGTGTTTGGAAAAGCCATTTTGTTGTACATTGGGAATTGTCTAAAGGTCTTATCTGCTCACTCACTTATAGTCTTCATTACATGCTGTGAAGTAATAGGCCTCCATCGGATTCCAGCATAACGTGTTGCTCCTCATCGTCATGATAACCTATAAGAAGAAAAATATTATTGCAAAGGGTAAAGAAGTGAAAAATGCAGCAAGGGAGTGGCGTCACTATACCTTTTTAAGCGGAGCTGCTTCTCTCATGTCATATAGTATGATGCTTCTGTCAGATGCGCAGCTTGCAAGAAGTTCAGTCTGACAAAACAGGAAAATATGATCAACACAACAGAATTGAGCTATGCTTTTTTCCCTGAAATGTTTCCTGTCATCCAGTGGAGCGGACATAACTGTGGGCAGTCCATGTCaccttaaagcagtgcttctcaattattttctgttacgcccccccctagcaagaagaaaactattcgcgcccccccttccccaccgtgactatcctaacttgtcttgtaagtcgtaaaatgttgcactgtcgcaaacgtcacagaagtaacaatgagagcgccactgccccctgctgtgaagattcgcaattacactttattctagtactgccaaaaaaaaaagcctgttccccagggtcacacgcgccccccaaggggggcgcgccccactatttgagaagcactgccttaaaggGATCATAATCGTATACCATATCCGACAGCATTCCATCTTTGATAAATTGGCCAGTCAACAATCGCGGGTgtcattttattaattattgacAAGTCTTAAGAGTTGGAAAAGCAAACCGATAATAAAAATTGGAGGTAACCTCTGAGGACAGTGGAAGATTAACAGGTGCTTCTGGTTGCCACATACTTCAGATGTTTTACTCCAGTCGGCCATCGGACTGCATTGTGCCATTCTCTTTGCCATAGTTATCACATTATGTGTTGCTCACCAGGATCTCACTTTGGAAACACGACTATTTTGTCGCATATACAAAATAGAAATTATGCTTTATTTATATGTGCGATAACTAAACTGCATTTGGCATTTTCTCAACTTACTTCACACTTGGTCTTTAATACCGCTTTCACAGCAGTCCAAATTCTACGACACgcatgaatgaatgtatgtatgcacCCAATACTGTCAACAATTTTCACCCTGACAGAATTAAGATCATCTCAATGGGGTACATCTTGCATAGACTCACCTCCACTGGGTTAAAATGGACAGAGCTGAAGCTGTCCACACCCCAGGTGAAAGAACGGATAGGGGTGCTCCTCTGCTCATCCCAGATGTCCACTTGCTGGCCACATGTTGCAAATACACCATCTTTTTGATGAGGAGCAATCCCAGTGAAGACTGTCTGCAATGAACAAGCACATCGTTTCACCATGATTTCCTTTTggatatgcatatatatatatatataccactGAGTGCAGAATGGTCTGTTATCAAAGAATCACACAAGTGGTTCCTACTCTACATACCTTGCCCAGAATTGTACTAAGTGGCTCCACTTCCTCACCATAACCCGGGGCCTCCATTTTCCATTGTTTGATTGTTTTGTCATCACCAACCTGGGAAAAATACCATTTTTGTTAGAACTGAAATAAAAAACTGTCAGGGAATAATTTAATAGCCCATCACTGGGATGACAAAAACCATCAGTCACCGTGAAGACGGATGTTCCACAATAGCGAACAGCCATTCCACGGACAAATCCTTCATGGGCTTGGAACGTGCGGAGGCATACACGTTTGGTAAGATTCCACAGTTTAACCTAAGGATGAAAATCAAACACAGTGTTGTCACACAACATACAAGTATATGGACGACAATAATAATATGTATACAAGAACTGAGTCGTTACCTCCCCATCACAAGACCCAGACAACACTGTGGAGAGGCTCTTGGTGTGCTTGGCCATGCAGTTCACACCATCTCTGTGTCCATCCAATGAGGACAGGAAAGGCTTTGCAAACACCCTATCCAGTTTGGTGGCATTAAGGGCCCGACTGTATTCTCTGCACACCTCAAATGGATGAAGTGTTGGGTCATAGTTTCTAGGGACTGGGAGCAAGAATGGACAAGTCAAATTCGTTAAATCGTTCAAAAAACTCAGAGGCATCAAAATGCAGTCAAACAAATTATTAAAAGCAATACTATATTATACTTCGAGAACTTAATTCATATTTATAAAAAGTAACTTTTTCATCTAGGTTATTATACAAACGGCGCACAACCTCAGATTAAGAAAATAATTGTAGGTCACTgattaaaattaaatatatgTGTGCGTCTTAGTCAAACGATCCTTGAATGTCATGTCACAACACGGAAATTAGTGTGACAACCAGCGTCTTCgttaaaaaaattttaaaaatcgaCTATAAAACAGCAGTGAGTTTACGgtgttgagcaaaaaaaaaaaaaaaatggctagcAGCTAGCCTAGCCAGGTTTACTTCACTTACCGCGCTGAATATCGTGTTTGGTCTCCCGGACGTAGTCGTCCGGGTTCCTCGAGAGCACTTTTACTTTCATTTTAATGTGAGAAGAAAATATCAAGATACACTTATGTTCGATTTAGAAATAAATGAACAATATAAACAATCATTACAGCATGGGCCCACGCGTCGGATTGGAAACTTCCGTTTACGGAAATCGCAGTGCATTATGGGAGAAATCCGTCCCCTCCTGCCTACGTCATAGTAGGCGTGCACTCAAATTC from Syngnathus typhle isolate RoL2023-S1 ecotype Sweden linkage group LG10, RoL_Styp_1.0, whole genome shotgun sequence includes these protein-coding regions:
- the dcaf13 gene encoding DDB1- and CUL4-associated factor 13; translation: MKVKVLSRNPDDYVRETKHDIQRVPRNYDPTLHPFEVCREYSRALNATKLDRVFAKPFLSSLDGHRDGVNCMAKHTKSLSTVLSGSCDGEVKLWNLTKRVCLRTFQAHEGFVRGMAVRYCGTSVFTVGDDKTIKQWKMEAPGYGEEVEPLSTILGKTVFTGIAPHQKDGVFATCGQQVDIWDEQRSTPIRSFTWGVDSFSSVHFNPVETELLASCASDRSIILYDMREAAPLKKVIMTMRSNTLCWNPMEAYYFTACNEDYNLYTYDMRRLDKPIMVHFDHVSAVLDVDYSPTGREFVSASFDKTIRIFPMNASHSREVYHTKRMQHVICVKWSADNRYILSGSDEMNIRLWKAAASEKLGVLTPREKEATNYRLKLREKFKHFPQIRRIAQHRHLPKGVYDQSKQLKEMKEARRRKEKNVRAHSKPGSVPVVSEKEKHVVTVVK